One stretch of Thalassovita sp. DNA includes these proteins:
- a CDS encoding DUF2235 domain-containing protein yields the protein MSRKLVVCFDGTGNEIEKNESNILRLYKCLKHDENQLVYYEPGVGTLSTRPFARNSFGKVKLALGLAAGLGLHENVMHAYSFLCQNYRDGDRLYFFGYSRGAYTARVLAGFINDFGLVAPHELHLIGPVFKAWRKLRQGGPNEQYAPLRISQQFFHMRHPSIRFLGLWDTVSSMIRIRLRWGTFLEFGTHSSVDENPSVKAVRHALSIDEARRFFRHQFWTEGQTYYGNRFKTKNDPPPQDVKQVWFPGTHTDVAGSVPEAEAGLAKVTMQWMRQELDALEVDKLEFRERYYQRYVMGKEDEVTRRMKLQISAPSATAKLHSQLTFPKPWLLLEILPRLTRRSRWPNQKGMFGYYWPLCQPRYIPQGADIHPSAFQRREELADYDPVNLQGFQQRDEDEEKATGTY from the coding sequence ATGTCGCGCAAATTGGTTGTCTGCTTTGATGGCACCGGCAATGAGATTGAAAAGAACGAAAGCAATATTCTGAGGCTCTACAAATGCCTCAAACACGATGAAAACCAACTAGTCTATTATGAACCCGGGGTTGGCACCCTCTCCACCCGGCCCTTTGCCCGCAACAGTTTTGGCAAGGTCAAACTGGCGCTGGGACTGGCGGCGGGGCTGGGGCTGCATGAAAACGTCATGCATGCCTATAGTTTCCTCTGTCAGAACTACCGCGATGGTGACCGGCTCTACTTCTTTGGCTATTCCCGTGGTGCTTATACGGCGCGTGTGCTGGCGGGCTTTATCAACGATTTCGGCCTTGTCGCCCCACATGAGTTGCACCTGATCGGTCCGGTGTTCAAAGCCTGGCGCAAGTTGCGGCAGGGCGGGCCGAATGAGCAATACGCGCCTTTGCGGATCTCCCAGCAGTTTTTCCACATGCGTCACCCGTCGATCCGTTTCTTGGGCCTTTGGGATACGGTGTCTTCGATGATCCGAATCCGGCTGCGCTGGGGCACATTTCTGGAGTTTGGCACCCATTCCAGCGTCGATGAAAACCCTTCGGTCAAGGCGGTACGCCACGCGCTATCCATTGATGAGGCGCGCCGTTTCTTCCGCCATCAGTTCTGGACGGAAGGCCAGACATACTATGGCAACCGGTTCAAAACAAAGAACGATCCGCCGCCACAGGATGTCAAACAGGTCTGGTTCCCCGGCACCCATACCGATGTCGCTGGCAGCGTGCCCGAGGCCGAGGCAGGCCTGGCAAAGGTGACCATGCAGTGGATGCGGCAGGAGCTGGACGCGCTGGAGGTGGACAAACTGGAGTTCCGCGAACGTTATTATCAGCGCTACGTGATGGGCAAAGAGGATGAGGTCACCCGCCGGATGAAGCTGCAGATCTCAGCCCCGTCTGCAACCGCCAAGCTGCATAGCCAGCTGACCTTCCCCAAGCCGTGGTTGCTGCTGGAAATACTGCCCCGCCTGACCCGGCGCAGCCGCTGGCCCAATCAGAAAGGTATGTTTGGCTATTACTGGCCGCTTTGCCAGCCGCGCTACATTCCACAGGGCGCCGACATCCATCCTTCGGCCTTCCAGCGGCGGGAGGAATTGGCAGACTATGATCCGGTCAATCTGCAGGGGTTTCAGCAAAGAGATGAGGACGAAGAAAAGGCAACCGGAACGTATTGA
- a CDS encoding CaiB/BaiF CoA-transferase family protein: MSAPLSGITILDLTHVLAGPYASMTLADLGARVIKVERPGIGDDTRAFPPFKDGESAYFATINHGKESIALDLKDSADRAIVDQLLAQSDVVLENYRPGVMEKLGYGWEDLHKRFPALIYGAVSGFGHTGPEALKPAYDMVVQARGGVMSITGERDREPVRVGASIGDIVAGMFLAQGILAALLHRRDTGLGQKVDIAMLDCQLALLEHAIAITSVTGEPPRPSGARHPSITPFETFHAEDGLFVIAAGNDALFARLCQALQLPLADDSRFATNPARCENARLLKRLIEAVTLGASKAHWIEVLTATGVPTGPIQNVAEVMQDPQILARNMVVDVLDADGTPRYTAAGNPIKMSGLSDPKTRKPSPALDGDRAAILRWLEGQAGQTV; encoded by the coding sequence ATGAGCGCCCCCCTTTCCGGAATCACCATCCTTGACCTGACCCATGTTCTGGCGGGGCCCTATGCCTCGATGACTTTGGCGGATCTTGGTGCCCGCGTGATCAAGGTGGAACGCCCCGGCATTGGGGATGACACCCGTGCATTCCCCCCGTTCAAAGACGGGGAAAGCGCCTATTTCGCCACCATCAACCACGGCAAAGAAAGCATTGCGCTGGATCTGAAAGACAGTGCGGATCGCGCGATCGTTGACCAGCTGCTAGCGCAGAGCGATGTGGTGCTGGAAAACTATCGCCCCGGCGTGATGGAGAAGCTGGGCTATGGCTGGGAGGATCTGCACAAACGGTTCCCGGCGCTGATTTACGGTGCGGTTTCCGGCTTTGGCCATACGGGCCCTGAGGCGCTGAAACCGGCCTATGACATGGTGGTGCAGGCCCGTGGTGGTGTGATGTCCATCACCGGGGAACGCGACCGCGAACCGGTGCGGGTGGGCGCATCAATCGGGGATATCGTGGCTGGGATGTTTCTGGCCCAGGGCATTCTGGCGGCCCTGCTGCACCGGCGTGACACCGGGCTGGGGCAAAAGGTTGATATCGCGATGCTGGATTGCCAGCTGGCGCTGCTGGAACATGCCATTGCGATCACCTCGGTCACTGGTGAGCCCCCCCGCCCCTCAGGCGCGCGGCACCCTTCGATCACGCCATTTGAAACCTTCCATGCTGAGGACGGGTTGTTTGTCATCGCGGCGGGAAATGACGCGCTGTTTGCCCGGTTGTGTCAGGCATTGCAGCTGCCTCTGGCGGATGATTCCCGCTTTGCCACCAATCCGGCGCGTTGTGAAAATGCGCGGCTGCTGAAGCGCTTGATTGAGGCCGTAACGCTGGGCGCATCCAAAGCCCATTGGATTGAGGTGCTGACCGCGACCGGCGTGCCGACAGGGCCGATCCAAAACGTGGCCGAGGTGATGCAGGACCCGCAGATCCTGGCTCGCAACATGGTTGTTGACGTGTTGGATGCAGACGGCACCCCGCGCTACACGGCCGCCGGCAACCCGATCAAAATGTCGGGGCTGAGCGATCCCAAAACGCGCAAACCCTCCCCGGCCTTGGACGGTGATCGCGCGGCCATTCTGCGCTGGCTTGAGGGGCAAGCCGGACAGACTGTCTAG
- a CDS encoding RsmB/NOP family class I SAM-dependent RNA methyltransferase has protein sequence MTPAARYGAAIEILDQVLAGTPAEKALTTWARRSRFAGSKDRAAIRDHVFDVLRRKRSVGVWGGGLTGRAMILGLIRQQGLDPASVFSGEGHAPEGLSAAEQTAGQPAEGADALDLPDWMLPEVTQSLGDKTEAYGEVLRHRAPVMLRVNSRKLDRNAAITKLADEGISAEAADVAPTALRVVEGARRINNSEAYRNGLVELQDGASQAVVEALPLRDGLRILDLCAGGGGKSLAMAGKVNGSFYAYDAHPQRLRDLPERAKRAGVKITLTKSPEAEAPFDLVLSDVPCSGSGSWRRSPEGKWALTEEKLHDLNRLQDEILKRAASLLAPGGTLAYATCSVFDRENTARVDQFLAQNSAFAATFQKTWIPGDDGDGFHLSILTGA, from the coding sequence ATGACCCCAGCCGCCCGCTATGGCGCCGCCATTGAGATCCTGGACCAGGTGCTTGCCGGCACCCCGGCCGAAAAGGCGCTGACCACATGGGCGCGGCGTTCGCGTTTTGCCGGTTCCAAGGATCGGGCGGCGATCCGCGATCATGTTTTTGATGTCTTGCGCCGCAAACGCAGCGTGGGCGTCTGGGGCGGCGGCCTCACCGGACGCGCGATGATCCTGGGGCTGATCCGGCAGCAGGGGCTTGATCCAGCGAGTGTTTTTTCCGGCGAAGGTCACGCGCCTGAAGGCCTGAGCGCGGCCGAGCAAACCGCCGGCCAACCAGCGGAAGGCGCTGATGCTTTGGATTTGCCAGACTGGATGTTGCCAGAGGTGACGCAAAGCCTGGGCGACAAAACGGAGGCCTATGGCGAAGTGCTGCGCCACCGCGCACCGGTAATGCTGCGGGTGAACAGCCGCAAATTGGACCGCAATGCCGCGATCACCAAGCTGGCCGATGAAGGCATCAGCGCAGAGGCCGCGGATGTGGCGCCAACCGCTTTGCGGGTCGTCGAAGGCGCCCGCCGCATCAACAATTCTGAGGCCTATCGCAATGGGCTGGTGGAGCTGCAAGACGGCGCCAGTCAGGCCGTGGTTGAGGCCCTGCCGCTGCGCGATGGCCTTCGGATCCTTGATCTTTGCGCGGGTGGAGGAGGTAAATCGCTGGCCATGGCCGGTAAGGTTAACGGCAGCTTTTATGCCTATGACGCGCATCCGCAGCGGCTGCGGGACCTGCCGGAACGGGCCAAACGCGCCGGGGTGAAGATCACGCTTACCAAATCCCCTGAGGCCGAGGCGCCTTTTGATCTGGTGCTCAGCGATGTGCCCTGTTCCGGCAGCGGCAGCTGGCGCCGCTCGCCAGAGGGTAAATGGGCCCTGACCGAGGAAAAGCTACATGATTTGAACCGCTTGCAGGATGAAATCCTAAAACGGGCGGCATCGCTTCTGGCGCCCGGCGGGACCTTGGCCTATGCCACATGCTCGGTCTTTGATCGTGAAAATACCGCCCGCGTTGACCAGTTTCTGGCCCAAAATTCAGCCTTCGCGGCAACCTTCCAAAAAACCTGGATCCCGGGGGATGACGGGGATGGTTTCCACCTGTCGATCTTGACAGGGGCCTAG
- a CDS encoding ASKHA domain-containing protein, giving the protein MTTDPLVIFTPSGKRGHFAKGTPILDAARQLGVDLDSVCGGRGICSKCQVTPSFGDFPKHGVTVAEDALSDWNAVEQRYKDKRGLLDGRRLGCQAKVEGDVVIDVPPESQVHKQVVRKAADTRVIEMAPATRLVMVAVEEPDMHAPTGDFERLKTALADQWQIDRVEAELPILTKLQPALRKGGWQVTVALHQDHSGGPARILDIWPGLAEGGLYGLAIDLGSTTIAAHLCDLSDGAVLASSGVMNPQIRFGEDLMSRVSYAMMNPGGDQEMTRAVREALNGLVTDLLKQAEVPAERLMEAVIVCNPVMHHLLMGIDPVELGQAPFALATSDALSLPATALDLTAMAPQARIYALPCIAGHVGADAAAVALSEAPQRSEDLALMVDVGTNAEILLGDTQGVLACSSPTGPAFEGAQISSGQRAAPGAIERIEIDPASKEPRFRIIGLDMWSNEDGFAAAAAATGITGICGSGIIEAVAEMRIAGLLDASGLIGSAEATGTPRCIPDGRTHSYLIWDGSADGGPVITVTQGDIRAIQLAKSALYAGARLLMDQRGVDKVDRVVLAGAFGAHISAKHAMVLGMIPDVPLDKVQSAGNAAGTGARIALCNVNARAEIEKLVRDITKIETAVEPKFQDHFVAANAIPHASDPFPELSQVVTLPEVNFNTGGGDGAEGGRRRRRRRG; this is encoded by the coding sequence ATGACCACTGATCCCCTTGTGATTTTTACGCCTTCGGGCAAACGCGGACATTTTGCCAAGGGCACGCCCATCCTTGATGCTGCACGGCAATTGGGGGTGGATCTGGATTCCGTCTGCGGCGGGCGTGGCATCTGTTCCAAATGTCAGGTGACCCCCAGCTTTGGTGACTTCCCCAAACACGGCGTCACCGTGGCCGAAGACGCGCTGTCAGACTGGAACGCCGTTGAGCAGCGCTACAAGGACAAACGCGGCCTGCTGGATGGTCGCCGCCTGGGTTGTCAGGCCAAGGTTGAGGGGGACGTTGTCATCGACGTGCCGCCCGAAAGTCAGGTCCACAAACAGGTGGTGCGCAAGGCCGCCGATACCCGGGTGATCGAAATGGCCCCGGCCACCCGGCTGGTCATGGTTGCGGTGGAAGAACCTGACATGCACGCCCCCACCGGCGATTTTGAACGGCTGAAGACCGCACTTGCAGATCAGTGGCAGATCGACCGTGTTGAGGCCGAGCTGCCGATCCTGACCAAGCTGCAACCGGCCCTGCGCAAAGGCGGCTGGCAAGTCACCGTGGCCCTGCATCAGGACCACAGCGGGGGACCGGCACGGATCCTTGATATCTGGCCCGGCCTGGCCGAGGGCGGGCTTTATGGTCTGGCGATTGACCTTGGATCGACCACCATCGCGGCGCATCTCTGTGATCTGAGCGACGGTGCGGTCTTGGCTTCCTCGGGTGTGATGAACCCGCAGATCCGCTTTGGTGAGGATCTGATGAGCCGCGTCAGCTACGCGATGATGAATCCCGGCGGCGATCAGGAAATGACCCGCGCCGTGCGCGAGGCGCTGAACGGTCTGGTCACCGATCTGCTGAAACAGGCTGAGGTGCCCGCCGAACGGTTGATGGAGGCGGTGATCGTCTGCAACCCGGTGATGCACCATCTGCTGATGGGGATCGATCCGGTGGAGCTGGGTCAGGCGCCCTTTGCGCTGGCGACCTCTGATGCGCTGTCCTTGCCTGCTACAGCGCTGGATCTGACCGCAATGGCACCACAGGCGCGGATCTATGCCCTGCCCTGCATTGCCGGCCATGTTGGCGCGGATGCCGCTGCCGTGGCGCTGTCTGAGGCGCCGCAACGGTCCGAAGATCTGGCGCTGATGGTGGATGTGGGCACCAACGCCGAAATCCTGCTGGGTGATACCCAGGGGGTACTGGCCTGTTCCTCCCCCACCGGTCCGGCCTTTGAAGGGGCGCAGATCTCCTCAGGTCAGCGGGCGGCACCGGGGGCGATTGAACGTATTGAGATTGATCCGGCCAGCAAGGAGCCGCGGTTCCGCATCATCGGCCTTGATATGTGGTCGAATGAAGATGGTTTTGCTGCGGCGGCGGCAGCCACGGGCATCACCGGCATCTGTGGTTCCGGCATTATTGAGGCGGTGGCCGAGATGCGCATTGCCGGCCTGCTGGACGCCTCTGGTCTGATCGGATCGGCTGAGGCTACCGGCACGCCGCGCTGTATCCCCGACGGGCGCACCCATTCCTATCTGATCTGGGATGGCTCCGCCGATGGTGGCCCTGTCATCACCGTGACCCAGGGCGACATTCGCGCCATTCAGCTGGCGAAATCCGCGCTTTATGCAGGCGCAAGACTGTTGATGGATCAGCGCGGTGTCGACAAGGTGGATCGTGTGGTGCTGGCCGGCGCCTTTGGCGCCCATATCAGCGCCAAACACGCCATGGTGCTGGGCATGATCCCTGATGTGCCCTTGGATAAGGTGCAATCGGCAGGCAACGCCGCAGGCACCGGCGCAAGGATTGCGCTGTGCAACGTAAACGCACGCGCCGAGATCGAAAAACTGGTGCGCGACATCACCAAAATCGAAACCGCGGTGGAGCCCAAGTTTCAGGATCATTTCGTCGCCGCCAATGCGATCCCACATGCCAGCGATCCCTTCCCGGAACTGTCACAGGTGGTCACCCTGCCCGAGGTCAACTTCAACACCGGCGGTGGCGACGGCGCTGAGGGCGGTCGCCGCAGACGGCGGCGGCGCGGCTAG
- the speB gene encoding agmatinase, whose protein sequence is MADHGYEGGRLDLPFVGISTFGKRVYQPDWDKLEADVAVIGAPFDAGTQWRSGARFGPRAVREASTLFSFGHAGAYDHEDEATYLPGSVNIVDMGDADIVHTDTMKSHANIETAVRTALRAGALPVVIGGDHSVNIPCINAFDDQGDIHILQIDAHLDFVDERHGVRYGHGNPMRRAAEKSYVTGLTQVGIRNVSSTAKEGYDAAREMGSDILSVRQMRKLGPEATAARIPEGAKVYVTIDIDGFCPSIAAGTGTPSHGGFLYYEVLELLQQVAGRNEIVGIDLVEVAPDYDPSGGTQILAAQVLLNLLGFIFHEKGHR, encoded by the coding sequence ATGGCAGATCATGGCTATGAAGGCGGGCGGCTGGATCTGCCCTTTGTGGGGATTTCGACCTTTGGCAAGCGGGTCTACCAGCCCGACTGGGACAAGCTGGAGGCAGACGTTGCCGTCATCGGCGCCCCCTTTGATGCGGGCACGCAGTGGCGGTCCGGCGCGCGCTTCGGCCCCCGCGCGGTGCGCGAGGCCTCAACCCTCTTCAGCTTTGGCCATGCCGGTGCCTATGACCACGAGGATGAAGCGACCTATCTGCCCGGATCCGTGAACATCGTGGATATGGGGGATGCCGACATCGTGCACACCGACACGATGAAAAGCCATGCCAACATCGAAACCGCCGTGCGCACCGCGCTGCGGGCCGGTGCCCTGCCGGTGGTGATTGGCGGTGATCACTCGGTCAACATTCCCTGCATCAACGCCTTTGACGATCAGGGCGACATTCACATCCTGCAAATCGACGCCCATCTGGATTTTGTCGATGAACGTCACGGCGTGCGCTATGGCCACGGCAACCCGATGCGCCGCGCCGCTGAAAAATCCTATGTGACTGGGCTGACACAGGTCGGGATCCGCAACGTCTCCTCCACCGCGAAGGAAGGCTATGACGCGGCGCGTGAGATGGGATCGGACATCCTGTCAGTGCGTCAGATGCGCAAACTGGGGCCCGAGGCCACCGCGGCCCGTATCCCCGAAGGTGCCAAGGTCTATGTCACCATCGACATTGACGGCTTTTGCCCCTCGATCGCGGCGGGCACCGGCACCCCCAGCCATGGCGGGTTCCTTTATTATGAGGTTCTGGAGCTTTTGCAGCAGGTTGCAGGCCGAAATGAGATCGTGGGCATCGATCTGGTTGAGGTTGCTCCGGATTATGATCCCTCAGGCGGCACGCAGATTCTGGCGGCGCAGGTGTTGCTGAACCTCCTGGGGTTTATCTTTCACGAAAAAGGGCACCGTTAA
- the guaB gene encoding IMP dehydrogenase, producing MQIREALTFDDVLLVPAASSVLPNTADTRTRVTREIAMNIPLLSSAMDTVTEARMAIAMAQAGGIGVIHKNLDVARQAQEVRRVKRFESGIVYNPVTLTADQTLADAKALVERYKFTGFPVVDNDGRVVGILTNRDMRFANSDDMPVREMMTTQDLAMLAEPADLEEARSLMRARRIEKLLVHDGQGKLTGMLTLKDSEMAVLNPDACKDDLGRLRVAAASSVGDSGFERSEALIDAGADVVVVDTAHGHSEGVLEAVKRIKALNSKVQVIAGNVATGEATKALIDAGADAVKVGIGPGSICTTRMVAGVGVPQLTAIMDCAAAAGDVPVIADGGIKFSGDFAKAIAAGASCAMVGSMIAGTDESPGEVILYQGRSFKSYRGMGSLGAMARGSADRYFQKDAASDKLVPEGIEGQVPYKGPAGTVIHQLVGGLRAAMGYTGNATVDEMRTKSNFVRITGAGLKESHVHDVQITREAPNYRIG from the coding sequence ATGCAGATTCGTGAGGCTCTCACTTTTGATGATGTTTTGCTGGTGCCGGCGGCTTCCAGCGTGTTGCCAAATACGGCAGATACGCGCACGCGGGTGACGCGGGAAATTGCCATGAACATTCCGCTGCTGAGTTCGGCAATGGACACCGTGACCGAGGCGCGGATGGCCATCGCCATGGCGCAGGCTGGTGGCATCGGCGTGATCCACAAGAACCTTGATGTGGCGCGTCAGGCCCAAGAGGTGCGTCGGGTCAAACGGTTTGAATCCGGTATCGTTTACAACCCGGTCACCCTGACCGCCGATCAAACGCTGGCAGATGCTAAGGCATTGGTGGAGCGTTACAAATTCACCGGTTTTCCGGTGGTGGACAACGACGGTCGCGTGGTTGGCATCCTGACCAACCGTGACATGCGCTTTGCCAATTCCGACGATATGCCGGTGCGGGAAATGATGACCACGCAGGATCTGGCGATGCTGGCAGAGCCTGCCGATCTGGAAGAGGCCCGCAGCCTGATGCGCGCCCGTCGGATCGAAAAATTGCTGGTCCATGATGGTCAGGGCAAACTGACCGGCATGTTGACCCTGAAAGACAGCGAAATGGCCGTGCTGAACCCCGATGCCTGCAAGGATGATCTGGGCCGTTTGCGGGTGGCTGCGGCCTCTTCCGTTGGCGACAGCGGTTTTGAACGCTCTGAGGCGCTGATCGATGCGGGGGCGGATGTAGTGGTGGTTGATACCGCCCATGGCCACTCCGAAGGTGTGCTGGAAGCGGTGAAACGCATCAAGGCGCTGAACAGCAAGGTTCAGGTGATCGCAGGCAACGTGGCCACCGGTGAGGCAACCAAAGCGCTGATCGATGCGGGTGCGGATGCGGTGAAGGTCGGGATCGGCCCTGGCTCCATCTGTACCACCCGTATGGTTGCCGGCGTCGGCGTGCCCCAGCTGACCGCGATCATGGATTGCGCCGCGGCGGCGGGCGATGTGCCGGTGATTGCCGATGGCGGCATTAAATTCTCCGGTGACTTCGCCAAGGCGATCGCGGCAGGGGCCTCCTGCGCGATGGTCGGCTCGATGATCGCGGGCACCGATGAAAGCCCGGGCGAGGTGATCCTCTATCAGGGCCGTTCGTTCAAATCCTACCGTGGCATGGGCTCACTTGGCGCTATGGCGCGTGGGTCGGCCGACCGTTACTTCCAGAAGGATGCCGCCAGTGACAAGCTGGTGCCCGAAGGCATCGAAGGTCAGGTGCCCTATAAAGGCCCGGCAGGCACTGTGATCCACCAACTGGTGGGCGGCTTGCGCGCGGCCATGGGCTACACCGGCAACGCCACCGTGGATGAGATGCGCACCAAATCGAACTTCGTTCGCATCACCGGCGCGGGTCTGAAAGAAAGCCATGTGCATGACGTGCAGATCACCCGTGAAGCGCCGAACTACCGCATCGGGTAA
- a CDS encoding AbrB family transcriptional regulator: MTPRMLAATLFLTLLSAGGGFVASLTPMPLPFMLGALLTSGAVAMFQAHRLPDGYAYPMPIRMFFMAIIGVMVGAQVTSEILQQIPALGISIIALTLFTGLAHAANYQIFRRIGGYDRSTAFFSGTPGGLMESLAMGEEAGANLQVLTMLQFMRIILVISLLPLGLSIWYGVPLGSASGISTEVTPVGLDAVPLALAVGVAGTILGRWIRLPAGQLTGPLLAAAIVSGTGLAPLPIPQWLINSAQVVIGASLGLRFAGMRGKSMLRATWLSFLSVAAMLGLGLALALLVAHVTGVKFDILLISYAPGGVTEMALVALSLNANPALVTLHHIYRIFLTVIGMGVAARWMGLRGRG, from the coding sequence ATGACACCGCGCATGTTGGCCGCCACGCTGTTTTTGACCCTTCTGTCTGCCGGAGGGGGCTTTGTTGCATCGCTTACGCCGATGCCGCTGCCCTTTATGCTGGGCGCGCTTCTGACCTCAGGCGCGGTGGCGATGTTTCAGGCCCATCGCCTGCCGGACGGCTATGCCTACCCCATGCCGATCCGGATGTTTTTCATGGCCATCATCGGCGTCATGGTTGGCGCGCAGGTCACCAGTGAGATCCTGCAGCAGATCCCTGCCCTGGGCATTTCGATCATCGCGCTGACCCTGTTCACCGGGCTGGCCCATGCGGCCAACTATCAGATTTTCCGCCGGATTGGCGGCTATGACCGCAGCACCGCGTTTTTCTCTGGCACCCCGGGGGGGCTGATGGAATCGCTGGCCATGGGGGAGGAGGCCGGTGCCAACCTGCAGGTTCTGACCATGCTGCAGTTCATGCGGATTATCTTGGTGATCTCACTGCTGCCGCTGGGGTTGTCGATCTGGTACGGCGTGCCGCTTGGCAGCGCTTCGGGTATTTCAACTGAGGTGACGCCAGTTGGGCTGGACGCGGTGCCGCTGGCGCTGGCCGTTGGGGTTGCCGGCACCATTCTGGGCCGCTGGATCCGCCTGCCCGCCGGGCAGCTGACCGGCCCGCTGTTGGCGGCGGCAATTGTATCCGGCACCGGGCTGGCCCCGCTGCCGATCCCGCAGTGGCTGATCAATTCCGCGCAGGTGGTGATCGGTGCCTCACTGGGGCTGCGCTTTGCTGGCATGCGCGGCAAATCCATGCTGCGCGCGACCTGGCTGTCCTTCCTGTCTGTCGCGGCGATGCTGGGCCTTGGCCTGGCCCTGGCCCTGCTGGTGGCGCATGTGACCGGTGTGAAGTTTGACATTCTGCTGATTTCCTACGCCCCCGGTGGTGTCACCGAAATGGCGCTGGTGGCGCTGAGCCTTAATGCAAACCCCGCTTTGGTCACCCTGCACCACATCTACCGGATCTTCCTGACGGTGATCGGCATGGGGGTGGCCGCGCGCTGGATGGGACTGCGGGGCCGCGGCTGA
- a CDS encoding SDR family NAD(P)-dependent oxidoreductase: protein MDMNKTCAVITGGASGLGEATARVFAEAGAKVTLLDRDTTRGPQVAAELGGTFVETDVTDEASVQAALSAAKEAMGGLNAAVNCAGIAIAETTLKKDDGIHSLESYRKVIDVNLTGTFNIARLAADAMKDNAPEPDGNRGVIINTASIAAFDGQRGQAAYASSKGGVVGLTLPLARDLARNGIRVMTIAPGIFMTPMLAGLPQEAQDSLAASVTNPKRLGDPREYGRLAKFIVECGYLNGETIRIDGALRMM, encoded by the coding sequence ATGGACATGAACAAAACCTGCGCAGTCATCACTGGCGGCGCATCGGGTCTGGGCGAAGCCACCGCGCGCGTCTTTGCCGAAGCAGGCGCCAAGGTCACCCTGCTGGACCGCGACACCACCCGTGGGCCGCAGGTCGCAGCTGAACTGGGCGGCACCTTTGTGGAAACCGATGTAACCGATGAGGCCTCGGTTCAGGCGGCCTTGAGTGCGGCCAAAGAGGCCATGGGTGGCCTCAACGCCGCCGTGAACTGCGCCGGCATCGCAATTGCGGAGACCACGCTGAAGAAAGACGATGGCATTCACAGTCTGGAAAGCTATCGCAAGGTGATCGATGTGAACCTGACCGGCACCTTCAACATCGCCCGCCTTGCCGCGGATGCGATGAAGGACAATGCGCCGGAGCCGGACGGCAACCGCGGTGTCATCATCAACACCGCCTCCATCGCGGCCTTTGACGGTCAGCGCGGACAAGCGGCCTATGCCAGCTCCAAAGGCGGCGTTGTCGGTCTGACCCTGCCCTTGGCCCGTGATCTGGCCCGCAATGGTATCCGGGTGATGACCATCGCACCTGGCATCTTCATGACGCCAATGCTGGCCGGCCTGCCGCAAGAAGCACAGGACAGTCTGGCGGCTTCGGTCACCAACCCCAAACGTCTGGGCGATCCGCGTGAATATGGCCGTCTGGCCAAGTTCATCGTCGAATGCGGTTACCTGAACGGGGAAACCATCCGCATCGACGGCGCGCTGCGGATGATGTGA
- a CDS encoding RidA family protein yields the protein MIERMHTGQRMSKIVKHNGTVYLCGQVGKAEDDIAGQTRECLARVDALLAEAGSSKEQILQAIVWVSDMKNFAAMNEVWDAWAPVGHAPARACGEAKLARPELLVEVIITAACD from the coding sequence ATGATCGAACGCATGCACACCGGTCAGCGGATGAGCAAGATCGTCAAACACAACGGCACGGTTTACCTGTGCGGGCAGGTTGGCAAAGCCGAAGATGATATCGCCGGACAGACCCGTGAGTGCCTGGCGCGTGTTGACGCCCTGCTGGCCGAGGCGGGATCCAGCAAAGAGCAGATCCTGCAGGCCATTGTCTGGGTGTCAGACATGAAGAACTTTGCCGCGATGAATGAGGTTTGGGATGCCTGGGCGCCGGTGGGTCACGCCCCTGCCCGCGCCTGTGGCGAAGCGAAGCTGGCCCGGCCAGAGCTGCTGGTTGAGGTCATCATCACGGCGGCTTGTGATTAA